Proteins encoded in a region of the Methanofollis tationis genome:
- the tpiA gene encoding triose-phosphate isomerase, translating into MAEPLIIVNLKAYAEGMGEGAGIIAAAAEEIGEESGVTIGVAPAYTDLHPIAMHYAVPVYAQHIDGVAPGAYTGHVTAEQVRAAGAFGTLINHSERRLTLAAIEASCAAARKSDLQTVICTNNAATTAAAAALSPDYVAIEPPELIGSGVSVSKADPGIIERSVMAAKNVNPGVRVLTGAGISTGECVRIALELGTDGVLLASGVVKAKDPAAVLRDLVSLI; encoded by the coding sequence ATGGCTGAGCCTCTTATCATCGTCAACCTGAAGGCATATGCCGAGGGGATGGGCGAGGGCGCCGGGATCATCGCCGCCGCCGCCGAGGAGATCGGCGAGGAGAGCGGGGTCACGATCGGCGTCGCCCCGGCGTACACCGATCTCCACCCGATTGCGATGCATTATGCGGTCCCGGTCTATGCGCAGCATATCGACGGCGTCGCTCCGGGCGCCTATACCGGCCACGTGACCGCAGAGCAGGTCAGGGCGGCCGGCGCTTTCGGGACGCTGATCAACCATTCTGAGCGGAGGCTCACCCTTGCAGCGATCGAGGCGAGCTGTGCTGCCGCCCGGAAGTCAGACCTTCAGACGGTGATCTGCACGAACAACGCCGCGACGACCGCGGCGGCTGCGGCGCTCTCTCCAGACTATGTGGCAATCGAGCCGCCCGAGCTGATCGGCAGCGGCGTCTCTGTCTCGAAGGCCGATCCCGGGATCATCGAGCGATCTGTTATGGCCGCAAAAAACGTGAATCCCGGGGTGCGGGTGCTCACCGGTGCCGGGATCAGCACCGGCGAGTGCGTCAGGATCGCCCTTGAACTCGGAACCGATGGCGTCCTTCTCGCATCGGGCGTCGTAAAAGCGAAAGACCCCGCCGCTGTGCTGCGGGACCTCGTCTCCCTGATCTAG
- a CDS encoding NAD(P)/FAD-dependent oxidoreductase: MERVRILGAGPAGLSAAITLARAGCDVDIFEARGDVGTRFHGDLQGLENWSSETDVLEEFRGMGIGTGFEYAPYRDLSVSNGQEVLDFSCGRPAFYLVRRGSSGGSLDTALRDRALDAGAEIHFFRRRAEEEADIVATGPVRDGLVAIAKGFTFSTSMENTAVGIIDQTASRKGYAYLLAMNGRGCIATVLMDNFQDAGACLERAKALFAGMTDLDIRDPAPCGGVGSFRTATRYRDGDRLYVGEAAGLQDPMWGFGMRFAVRSGYLAAQSIIEGTDYERAASEAFGDLIRAGTVNRYLWDRYAVRNYAFLFERLKSVRDPLKHLRSFHSFNVYQRLLYPRARRYLNAEYEEKKEGPSPEL; this comes from the coding sequence ATGGAGAGAGTGCGGATCCTCGGCGCCGGCCCTGCGGGTCTCTCGGCGGCGATCACGCTGGCCCGCGCGGGCTGCGATGTCGATATCTTCGAGGCGAGGGGCGATGTCGGGACGCGCTTCCACGGGGACCTCCAGGGGCTTGAGAACTGGTCGAGCGAGACCGACGTCCTCGAAGAGTTCAGGGGGATGGGGATCGGGACCGGCTTCGAGTACGCCCCCTATCGCGATCTCTCTGTTTCGAACGGGCAGGAGGTGCTGGACTTCTCCTGCGGGCGACCTGCGTTTTACCTTGTCAGGCGCGGCTCCTCGGGCGGCAGCCTTGACACGGCGCTCAGGGACCGGGCGCTCGACGCCGGGGCAGAGATCCATTTTTTCCGGCGGCGCGCCGAAGAGGAGGCCGATATCGTCGCCACCGGGCCGGTGAGGGACGGGCTCGTGGCGATTGCAAAGGGATTCACCTTTTCCACCTCGATGGAGAACACCGCCGTCGGGATCATCGACCAGACCGCCTCGCGCAAAGGCTATGCCTACCTGCTGGCGATGAACGGCCGCGGCTGCATCGCCACGGTGCTGATGGACAACTTCCAGGACGCCGGCGCCTGCCTGGAACGGGCGAAGGCGCTCTTCGCCGGGATGACTGACCTCGATATTCGCGACCCTGCACCCTGCGGCGGGGTGGGGAGCTTCAGGACGGCGACCAGGTACCGCGACGGCGACCGCCTGTACGTCGGGGAGGCGGCCGGCCTCCAGGATCCGATGTGGGGGTTCGGGATGCGGTTTGCCGTGCGGTCGGGCTATCTTGCGGCGCAGAGCATCATCGAGGGCACCGACTACGAGCGGGCGGCGTCTGAGGCGTTCGGCGACCTGATCCGGGCCGGCACCGTGAACCGGTATCTCTGGGACCGGTATGCGGTCAGAAACTATGCCTTCCTCTTCGAGCGGCTGAAGAGCGTCAGGGATCCCCTGAAACATCTCAGGTCGTTTCATTCGTTCAACGTCTACCAGCGCCTTCTCTACCCGCGGGCCAGGCGTTACCTGAATGCAGAGTATGAGGAGAAGAAGGAGGGCCCGTCGCCTGAACTCTGA
- the gltA gene encoding NADPH-dependent glutamate synthase, with protein MTGSPAGKEVRDFNEVNKGLSAENAVLEALRCMECVRPTCVKGCPVGIDIPAFIQQIANQDFAGAAATIKRDNMLPAICGRVCPQENQCEGSCILAKKEKPVAIGALERFVADYEREHGMTLPEVAPPSGKRVAVVGSGPAGLTAAAEMARLGHAVTVFESLHEAGGVLTYGIPNFRLPKEIVRAEIEQVKRLGVEIRLNHLVGRSLSTEELLSYDAVFLGTGAGLPYFMGIEGENLNGVYSANEFLTRVNLMHADRFPEFDTPVKRGCNVVVVGGGNVAMDAARVARRLGGKVTLVYRRREEDLPARAVEVENALAEGVQLVCCANPVRVIGEKTVQAVECVQMSMCDLDESGRPKPSSVEGSNFLIEADVFIEAIGQGPNPLLVSMLPDLKRERRGNLVVDADGLTTLGRVYAGGDVATGAATVIWAMGSAKKAAAAIDRMLREE; from the coding sequence ATGACGGGGTCGCCTGCGGGGAAAGAGGTGCGGGACTTCAACGAGGTCAATAAGGGTCTTTCGGCGGAGAACGCCGTTCTCGAAGCCCTCAGGTGCATGGAATGCGTCAGGCCGACCTGCGTCAAGGGGTGCCCGGTCGGGATCGATATCCCGGCGTTCATCCAGCAGATTGCAAACCAGGATTTCGCGGGTGCGGCGGCGACGATCAAGCGGGACAACATGCTCCCGGCGATCTGCGGCCGCGTCTGCCCGCAGGAGAACCAGTGCGAGGGCTCGTGTATTCTTGCGAAGAAGGAGAAGCCCGTCGCCATCGGCGCACTCGAGCGCTTTGTTGCCGACTATGAGCGCGAGCACGGCATGACCCTGCCCGAGGTGGCGCCGCCGTCAGGGAAGCGTGTGGCGGTCGTGGGCTCCGGCCCGGCGGGTCTGACCGCCGCCGCCGAGATGGCGCGCCTTGGCCATGCGGTGACGGTCTTTGAGTCCCTCCACGAGGCCGGCGGGGTGCTGACCTACGGGATCCCGAACTTCCGCCTGCCAAAAGAGATCGTGCGGGCGGAGATCGAGCAGGTGAAGCGCCTCGGCGTCGAGATCAGGCTCAACCACCTGGTGGGCCGGAGCCTCTCCACCGAGGAACTCCTCTCGTACGACGCCGTCTTCCTGGGCACCGGCGCCGGCCTCCCCTACTTCATGGGGATAGAGGGCGAGAACCTGAACGGCGTGTACTCGGCGAACGAGTTTCTCACCCGGGTGAACCTGATGCACGCCGACCGTTTCCCCGAGTTCGATACCCCGGTGAAGCGCGGCTGCAACGTCGTCGTCGTGGGCGGCGGCAACGTGGCGATGGACGCCGCGCGGGTGGCGCGGCGCCTCGGCGGGAAGGTGACCCTGGTCTACCGCCGGCGTGAGGAGGACCTCCCGGCCCGGGCCGTCGAGGTCGAGAACGCCCTGGCCGAGGGGGTGCAGCTTGTCTGCTGCGCCAACCCGGTCCGGGTGATCGGCGAGAAGACGGTGCAGGCGGTCGAGTGCGTGCAGATGTCGATGTGCGATCTCGACGAGAGCGGGAGGCCGAAACCCTCATCTGTTGAGGGGAGCAATTTCCTGATCGAGGCGGACGTCTTTATCGAGGCGATCGGGCAGGGCCCCAACCCCCTGCTGGTCTCGATGCTCCCTGACCTGAAGCGGGAGCGGCGGGGCAACCTGGTCGTGGACGCCGACGGACTGACGACCCTTGGCCGCGTCTATGCGGGCGGGGACGTCGCCACCGGCGCGGCCACGGTCATCTGGGCGATGGGCTCTGCGAAGAAGGCGGCGGCCGCCATTGACAGGATGCTGAGGGAAGAATGA
- a CDS encoding proteasome-activating nucleotidase: MGDSGCDITEPQNSEELCKYLLERITNLENRNLELRERMRQMESEKRYVETQKIRYEREMRKLRSEIEQLRSPPLVVGEIIDIIDNNRVVVRSSAGPRFLVRVSQFIDPKDLRSGSRCTLNQQSLALIEVLPNNYDPQIYGMELEERPGEIYSDIGGLEAQVQELKEAVELPLTKPHLFEQVGIRPPKGVLLYGPPGTGKTLLARAVAHETNAHFLRVVGSELVQKYIGEGARLVRELFGIAREKAPAIIFIDEIDAVGAHRTESVTSGDREVQRTLMQLLAGMDGFEARGDVKIIGATNRIDILDPALLRPGRFDRIIEIPLPDIEGRYSILKIHTKGMNLESQIDLLDIAKQTEGRNGADLRAICMEAGMFAIRDERSQVSGEDFVRALHKVSTGFNRQTLKNTFGEMFA, translated from the coding sequence ATGGGGGACAGCGGCTGTGATATAACGGAACCGCAGAACAGCGAAGAACTCTGCAAGTACCTGCTGGAGCGGATCACCAACCTTGAAAACCGCAACCTGGAACTGCGAGAGCGGATGCGGCAGATGGAGTCTGAGAAGCGGTACGTGGAGACGCAGAAGATCCGGTACGAACGGGAGATGCGGAAACTGCGGAGCGAGATCGAACAACTCAGAAGCCCGCCCCTTGTCGTGGGGGAGATCATCGACATCATCGACAACAACCGCGTTGTGGTGAGAAGCAGCGCCGGTCCCAGGTTCCTCGTCCGGGTATCGCAGTTCATCGATCCAAAGGATCTCCGTTCAGGGAGCCGCTGCACCCTCAACCAGCAGTCTCTCGCCCTGATCGAGGTGCTCCCGAACAACTACGACCCCCAGATCTACGGGATGGAACTCGAAGAGCGGCCCGGGGAGATTTACTCCGATATCGGCGGGCTCGAAGCCCAGGTCCAGGAGTTGAAGGAGGCGGTCGAACTCCCGCTCACAAAGCCGCACCTCTTCGAGCAGGTAGGGATCCGCCCGCCAAAAGGCGTTCTCCTCTACGGCCCACCCGGCACCGGCAAGACCCTGCTCGCCCGCGCCGTCGCCCACGAAACGAACGCCCACTTCCTCAGGGTCGTCGGATCAGAACTGGTGCAGAAGTATATCGGCGAGGGGGCGCGCCTGGTGCGGGAGCTCTTCGGGATCGCCAGGGAAAAGGCGCCTGCAATCATCTTCATCGACGAGATCGACGCCGTCGGAGCGCACCGGACCGAGTCGGTCACCTCGGGCGACCGCGAGGTGCAGCGGACCCTGATGCAGCTCCTGGCCGGGATGGACGGCTTCGAGGCGCGGGGCGACGTGAAGATCATCGGCGCCACGAACCGGATCGATATCCTGGACCCGGCACTCCTGCGGCCCGGAAGGTTCGACCGGATCATCGAGATACCGCTCCCGGACATAGAAGGACGGTATTCGATCCTGAAGATCCACACGAAGGGGATGAACCTCGAATCGCAGATCGACCTCCTCGACATTGCCAAACAGACAGAAGGCCGTAACGGCGCCGACCTCCGGGCGATCTGCATGGAAGCCGGGATGTTCGCCATCAGGGACGAACGTTCGCAGGTCAGCGGCGAGGACTTTGTCAGGGCGCTCCACAAGGTCTCCACCGGGTTCAACCGCCAGACCCTCAAGAACACCTTCGGCGAGATGTTCGCCTGA
- a CDS encoding multiprotein bridging factor aMBF1 translates to MQCELCGDTIHGSPKRVNIEGAVLQVCLKCARLGVEVAQPRPAAPGRRAPAAPAAPQRKGRDVFDLMVGEVVDDFGERIKKARIERNWTQKDLANEIKEREILIKKIEKADLIPEDQVRVKLEKALGISLLDVSDDEITSRKGGKISTTLGDIIKIKRE, encoded by the coding sequence ATGCAGTGCGAATTATGTGGGGATACGATACATGGATCCCCAAAAAGAGTAAACATCGAGGGTGCGGTGCTTCAGGTGTGCCTGAAGTGCGCACGTCTGGGTGTAGAAGTGGCACAGCCCCGCCCGGCTGCACCAGGGCGGAGAGCACCTGCTGCACCTGCCGCTCCGCAACGCAAAGGCCGCGATGTCTTTGACCTGATGGTCGGCGAGGTCGTCGACGACTTCGGCGAGAGGATAAAAAAGGCCCGTATTGAGAGAAACTGGACCCAGAAGGACCTTGCAAACGAGATCAAGGAGCGTGAGATCCTCATCAAAAAGATCGAGAAGGCGGACCTCATTCCTGAAGACCAGGTCCGTGTCAAACTCGAGAAGGCGCTCGGCATCTCACTTCTTGACGTCTCAGACGATGAGATCACATCCCGGAAGGGCGGCAAAATCTCAACGACTCTCGGAGATATTATAAAGATCAAGAGGGAGTGA
- a CDS encoding sulfide/dihydroorotate dehydrogenase-like FAD/NAD-binding protein encodes MYQVEEATQLADRVFQMWITAPQVARHARAGQFLVIRAHENGERIPLTISAVRGDAVRVIFMSVGKTTEYLSTMKKGDALSDVAGPLGKPSEIKNYGTVVVIGGGVGIASTPIIAREAKEAGNHVIGIIGARNKDLLILEDEMAAVCDELFVTTDDGSKGIHGFAASVLEQLLKERKIDCVWIVGPAIMMKVTSNVTRPYGVLTFVSLNPIMVDGTGMCGSCRVTVGGETKFACVDGPEFDAHQVDFDSLMQRQRMYVDEEKASVEHYHHHGGCGCCGGEHR; translated from the coding sequence TTGTATCAGGTTGAGGAGGCAACGCAGCTCGCTGACAGGGTATTTCAGATGTGGATCACCGCGCCGCAGGTGGCGCGGCACGCGCGGGCCGGGCAGTTCCTGGTGATCAGGGCCCACGAGAATGGCGAGCGCATACCGCTCACCATCTCGGCGGTGCGCGGGGACGCCGTGCGCGTCATCTTCATGTCCGTCGGAAAGACGACCGAGTACCTTTCCACGATGAAAAAGGGCGACGCCCTCTCAGACGTCGCCGGTCCCCTCGGAAAGCCGAGCGAGATCAAGAACTACGGCACCGTCGTCGTCATCGGCGGCGGCGTGGGGATTGCGAGCACCCCGATCATCGCCCGCGAGGCGAAAGAGGCCGGGAACCATGTCATCGGGATCATCGGGGCGCGGAACAAGGACCTGCTCATCCTGGAGGACGAGATGGCAGCGGTCTGCGACGAACTCTTTGTCACGACCGACGACGGGAGCAAGGGCATCCACGGTTTTGCCGCTTCGGTGCTCGAACAGCTCCTCAAGGAGCGGAAAATCGACTGCGTCTGGATCGTCGGCCCGGCGATCATGATGAAGGTCACCTCGAACGTGACCCGGCCGTACGGGGTGCTGACCTTTGTCTCCCTCAACCCGATCATGGTCGACGGCACCGGCATGTGCGGGTCGTGCCGGGTCACGGTCGGCGGGGAGACGAAATTCGCCTGCGTCGACGGCCCTGAGTTCGACGCCCACCAGGTCGATTTCGACAGCCTGATGCAGAGGCAGCGGATGTACGTCGACGAGGAGAAGGCCTCGGTCGAGCACTACCATCATCATGGCGGGTGCGGGTGCTGCGGGGGCGAGCACCGATGA
- a CDS encoding CBS domain-containing protein → MYIPTPAELRAKRIMLGLRQADVARKAGISQSMVARIEAGTVDPRVSTLNKIIQVLKVAKSPSITAEQVMHAPVHAVSPQDAITTAVGIMRQEDVSQLPVIENGIPIGCVSESTIVNAIEQTGIARAHTRKVKDFMESGFPTIPPDIDIETVVHLLQQHHAVLVVGEGRVKGLITKHDLITLIV, encoded by the coding sequence ATGTATATCCCCACGCCCGCGGAACTCAGGGCAAAGCGGATCATGCTCGGCCTCCGTCAGGCAGACGTCGCCAGAAAAGCCGGGATATCCCAGTCGATGGTGGCCAGGATCGAGGCCGGAACCGTCGACCCGCGGGTGAGCACCCTGAACAAGATCATCCAGGTGCTGAAGGTCGCGAAAAGCCCGTCGATCACCGCGGAACAGGTGATGCACGCCCCGGTTCACGCCGTCTCCCCGCAGGACGCCATCACCACGGCGGTGGGGATCATGAGACAGGAAGACGTCTCACAACTCCCGGTGATCGAAAACGGTATCCCCATCGGATGCGTTTCCGAATCGACGATTGTGAATGCCATCGAGCAGACAGGGATCGCGCGGGCGCATACCCGTAAAGTGAAAGACTTTATGGAGTCGGGTTTCCCGACCATCCCGCCGGATATCGATATCGAGACCGTCGTCCACCTGCTCCAGCAGCACCATGCCGTGCTGGTCGTCGGGGAAGGAAGGGTGAAGGGTTTGATCACCAAACACGACCTGATCACGCTGATCGTCTAG
- the arcS gene encoding archaeosine synthase subunit alpha — MSMQFDVRGRDGLARSGTVTISDVSFATPCPVEMGEVFPSLSVLGHANVPLSADAEFVTQYFVQPGGGPTLVHPLQGGGESGGCALVANWQTTLANPRKYVDYLSSLRERVAPDAAWYAPASALPSNACLLACTGFDLFDFTAVDLMAARGLFCTPEGVFPAAEIEEGACRCAGCESGDLRLHNRLALLAECATVRRFIARGQVRELMEMRCRMDANAVSVMRFLDQEYHMAEAAAPIARSVRMLANSSESMYRPEIKRFADRVVERYAPPRSDVVVLLPCAARKPYSASQSHQKYIATVSGRAHEVIITSPIGVVPRELEAVYPAGHYDVPVTGYWDREECAFLSDILVRYLKAHPYGRVIAHLEGGALAVAEMAAKECGIELERTCTAHPTSPASLRSLDEALAGERAMRPPPIAGMLAWQFGETVATKGMQVKGKPGRQAVFKGKTILFNIDAGTGLYKPTFEGWEYLSGYRVEIDNFVPHGDVLAPGVIGADPRIRAGDEVLVVGPAASATGRAMMGAAEMTRSHRGVAVKVRKVKSTERQP, encoded by the coding sequence ATGAGCATGCAGTTTGATGTGAGGGGAAGGGACGGGCTCGCCCGTTCCGGCACCGTCACCATCAGCGACGTTTCCTTTGCCACCCCCTGCCCGGTCGAGATGGGAGAGGTGTTTCCCTCGCTCTCCGTCCTCGGGCATGCGAACGTCCCGCTCTCTGCGGACGCGGAGTTCGTGACGCAGTACTTCGTCCAGCCCGGGGGCGGCCCGACGCTCGTCCACCCGCTGCAGGGCGGCGGCGAGTCGGGCGGGTGCGCCCTTGTTGCGAACTGGCAGACCACGCTTGCAAACCCGCGGAAATACGTGGACTATCTTTCGTCCCTCAGGGAGCGGGTGGCCCCGGACGCCGCGTGGTACGCCCCGGCCTCCGCCCTCCCGTCGAACGCCTGCCTCCTTGCCTGCACCGGCTTCGACCTCTTCGATTTCACGGCGGTCGACCTCATGGCGGCGCGTGGGCTCTTCTGCACGCCCGAAGGCGTCTTCCCGGCAGCAGAGATCGAGGAGGGGGCGTGCCGGTGCGCCGGCTGCGAGAGCGGCGACCTCCGTCTCCATAACCGCCTGGCCCTCCTCGCCGAGTGCGCCACGGTCCGCCGGTTCATCGCCCGGGGACAGGTGCGCGAACTGATGGAGATGCGGTGCCGGATGGACGCAAACGCCGTCTCGGTCATGCGCTTCCTCGACCAGGAGTATCACATGGCCGAGGCGGCGGCGCCGATCGCCCGTTCGGTGCGGATGCTCGCGAACTCCTCCGAGTCGATGTACAGGCCGGAGATCAAACGGTTCGCCGACCGCGTCGTCGAACGCTACGCCCCGCCGAGGAGCGACGTCGTCGTCCTCCTCCCGTGCGCCGCCCGCAAACCCTACTCGGCCTCGCAGAGCCACCAGAAATATATCGCCACGGTCTCGGGGCGCGCCCACGAGGTGATCATCACCTCGCCGATCGGGGTCGTCCCGAGAGAACTCGAAGCGGTCTATCCTGCCGGGCACTACGACGTCCCGGTGACCGGTTACTGGGACCGGGAGGAGTGCGCCTTCCTCTCAGACATCCTCGTCCGTTACCTGAAGGCCCATCCCTACGGGCGTGTGATCGCCCATCTCGAGGGCGGGGCGCTGGCTGTGGCGGAGATGGCGGCGAAAGAGTGCGGGATCGAACTCGAACGCACCTGCACCGCCCACCCGACCTCGCCGGCCTCCCTGCGCTCCCTCGACGAGGCCCTCGCGGGCGAACGCGCGATGCGCCCCCCCCCGATCGCCGGCATGCTCGCATGGCAGTTCGGCGAGACGGTGGCGACGAAGGGAATGCAGGTGAAGGGAAAACCCGGCCGGCAGGCTGTCTTCAAGGGAAAGACCATCCTCTTCAACATCGATGCCGGGACCGGGCTGTACAAGCCCACGTTTGAAGGCTGGGAGTACCTCAGCGGCTACCGCGTGGAGATCGACAATTTCGTCCCGCACGGCGACGTTCTCGCCCCCGGCGTCATCGGCGCCGATCCCCGGATCCGTGCCGGTGACGAGGTGCTGGTCGTCGGACCGGCGGCATCGGCGACCGGACGGGCGATGATGGGGGCCGCCGAGATGACGCGGTCGCACCGCGGCGTGGCGGTAAAGGTGCGTAAAGTAAAGAGCACCGAGCGCCAACCTTGA
- a CDS encoding class I SAM-dependent methyltransferase, with protein sequence MNEVRHGEERKAVLSLADVNEKEVLDIGAGPLAIMAVQDYDCFVTSVDLDADKLAEFEGLAADAGVAEKISFEVADASNLPYCDDAFDIGICFGALHHVPAERREQVISELARVSYERFVIAEFTPAGFAELHGGDAFAPVDLAELEHLLKGMGNVSVHQVGKMAVYVFDKTC encoded by the coding sequence ATGAACGAAGTGCGGCATGGTGAGGAGCGTAAGGCCGTTCTCTCTCTGGCGGACGTGAACGAGAAGGAGGTGCTCGACATCGGGGCGGGCCCTCTTGCGATCATGGCCGTACAGGACTACGACTGCTTTGTCACGTCGGTCGATCTGGATGCCGATAAACTGGCCGAGTTTGAGGGTCTGGCCGCGGATGCCGGGGTGGCCGAGAAGATCAGTTTCGAGGTGGCCGATGCGTCTAACCTCCCGTACTGCGACGACGCCTTTGACATCGGCATCTGTTTCGGCGCTCTTCACCATGTCCCGGCCGAACGACGGGAGCAGGTGATCTCAGAACTCGCCCGCGTCTCGTACGAGCGCTTCGTGATCGCCGAGTTCACGCCTGCGGGTTTTGCCGAACTGCACGGCGGCGATGCCTTTGCGCCGGTGGATCTGGCCGAACTGGAACACCTGCTCAAGGGGATGGGGAACGTTTCCGTCCACCAGGTCGGGAAGATGGCGGTGTACGTCTTCGATAAAACCTGCTGA
- a CDS encoding TIGR00296 family protein: MIALTSEEGGTAVHLARTALETELRGGTFSLPPLPRIFSEMRGVFVTLTEDGDLRGCIGLPYPVMPLGEGIVHAALSAALEDPRFLPVRAEELSGIRIEVTVLSEPEPLTCPPSERPDHVEVGRHGLILSGAGRSGLLLPQVATEYGWDALAFLDHTCTKAGLPPGCWRQESVQVFTFEGQIFHEEEA, encoded by the coding sequence ATGATTGCGCTGACCAGTGAGGAGGGCGGGACTGCTGTGCACCTTGCACGCACCGCCCTCGAAACAGAACTCAGGGGAGGGACATTTTCCCTCCCTCCCCTCCCCCGGATCTTTTCTGAAATGCGGGGCGTATTCGTCACACTCACCGAGGACGGCGATCTGCGGGGCTGCATCGGCCTGCCGTACCCGGTGATGCCCCTCGGCGAGGGGATCGTGCACGCGGCACTCTCCGCAGCCCTTGAAGACCCGCGTTTTTTGCCGGTCCGGGCAGAAGAACTCTCCGGGATCAGGATCGAGGTGACCGTCCTCTCAGAGCCCGAGCCTCTCACCTGTCCGCCGTCTGAACGGCCCGACCACGTGGAGGTCGGGCGGCACGGCCTGATCCTCTCCGGGGCCGGCAGGAGCGGGCTTCTGCTCCCGCAGGTGGCGACGGAATACGGCTGGGACGCCCTGGCGTTTCTCGACCACACCTGCACCAAGGCCGGGCTTCCGCCCGGGTGCTGGCGGCAGGAGAGTGTTCAAGTCTTCACCTTCGAAGGGCAGATCTTCCATGAGGAGGAGGCGTGA
- the tgtA gene encoding tRNA guanosine(15) transglycosylase TgtA, translating to MGISFEVLQKDIAGRIGRLRVGEKTVKTPALLPVVNPHLPIITPREMQEMGVEAIITNAYIFSKSADFRERALSEGLHSVLGFDGIIMTDSGSFQLMVYGEVEITNLQTLGFQKAIGSDIIVPLDIPTTPDADRERAEQELAITLGRIREARAFLGPDAQLAGPVQGALFPELRQYAGSAVQEIGFDFCPIGAVVPLMENYRYKDLVDVVLAAKRGLSPSTCVHLFGAGHPAMFALGVAMGCDIFDSAAYALFAKDGRYLTTYGSLKVEELSELPCPCAVCRNHTADELKRSPDRERLLALHNLYVTLAEIARIRQAITDGTLWELLDIRCRSHPRLLEAYREFLRHTGELERNDNVSKRRFFYQGSESCMRTEVVHYQRTLDRVSLGGRVLVTLTGSSPGGYDDVLFFKPPFGPYPQGLSETFPIGQSEIPYWDDDMVRTGCRGIARLAESHPESAITVLCPAEWTAFVRNELPEIEVLDEHAV from the coding sequence ATGGGCATCTCGTTTGAAGTCCTCCAGAAGGACATCGCCGGCAGGATCGGTCGGCTCAGGGTAGGAGAGAAGACGGTGAAAACACCGGCCCTCCTCCCGGTCGTCAACCCGCACCTCCCGATCATCACGCCCCGCGAGATGCAGGAGATGGGGGTCGAGGCGATCATCACCAACGCCTACATCTTTTCGAAGAGCGCCGACTTCAGGGAGCGCGCCCTTTCAGAAGGGCTCCACTCGGTCCTCGGTTTCGATGGCATCATCATGACCGATTCGGGCTCCTTCCAGTTGATGGTCTATGGCGAGGTGGAGATCACCAACCTCCAGACCCTCGGGTTCCAGAAGGCGATCGGCTCGGACATCATCGTCCCTCTCGATATCCCGACTACGCCGGACGCCGACCGGGAGCGGGCAGAGCAGGAACTTGCGATCACCCTGGGCAGGATCAGGGAGGCCCGGGCATTCCTGGGGCCAGACGCCCAGCTGGCAGGCCCGGTGCAGGGTGCCCTCTTCCCGGAGCTGCGGCAGTATGCCGGCAGCGCCGTGCAGGAGATCGGCTTCGACTTCTGCCCGATCGGTGCGGTCGTCCCCCTGATGGAGAACTACCGCTACAAGGATCTGGTCGATGTGGTGCTGGCGGCAAAGCGCGGCCTCTCGCCCTCGACCTGCGTCCACCTCTTCGGGGCCGGTCACCCGGCGATGTTCGCCCTCGGCGTCGCCATGGGCTGCGACATCTTCGACTCGGCCGCCTACGCCCTCTTTGCAAAGGACGGCCGCTACCTCACCACCTACGGGAGCCTGAAGGTGGAAGAGCTCAGCGAGCTCCCCTGCCCCTGCGCCGTCTGCCGGAACCATACCGCGGATGAGTTGAAACGGAGCCCTGACCGTGAGCGGCTGCTCGCCCTTCACAACCTCTATGTCACCCTGGCCGAGATCGCGCGGATCAGGCAGGCGATCACCGACGGCACGCTCTGGGAACTGCTCGACATCCGCTGCCGGAGCCACCCCCGCCTCCTCGAGGCCTACCGCGAGTTTCTGCGGCACACCGGGGAGCTGGAGCGTAATGACAACGTCTCCAAGCGGCGCTTCTTCTACCAGGGCTCTGAGAGCTGCATGCGCACCGAGGTCGTCCACTACCAGCGGACGCTCGACCGCGTCTCGCTCGGCGGACGCGTCCTCGTCACCCTGACCGGTTCGTCGCCCGGCGGCTACGACGACGTGCTCTTCTTCAAGCCCCCGTTCGGGCCGTACCCGCAGGGGCTTTCCGAGACCTTCCCCATCGGCCAGTCCGAGATCCCTTACTGGGACGACGATATGGTGCGGACCGGGTGCCGCGGTATTGCCCGGCTCGCAGAGAGCCACCCGGAAAGCGCGATCACCGTGCTGTGCCCTGCTGAATGGACTGCCTTTGTCAGGAACGAACTCCCGGAGATCGAGGTGCTGGATGAGCATGCAGTTTGA